Proteins from a genomic interval of uncultured Methanocorpusculum sp.:
- a CDS encoding hydrogenase iron-sulfur subunit, which yields MSDEWKPKIIGIICNWCSYAGADGAGSARTQYPPDIRIVRVMCTGRIDTLFVLKAFADGADGVLVSGCHFGDCHYLAGNFKAAKRMFLVKSILNNMGIEHRRFRMTFVSASEGAKWAVVITDVINTIKEIGPSPIGEERKRRGL from the coding sequence ATGTCTGACGAGTGGAAACCCAAGATTATCGGTATCATCTGCAACTGGTGTTCCTATGCCGGAGCAGACGGTGCAGGTTCAGCCCGTACCCAGTATCCTCCGGACATCCGTATCGTCCGTGTTATGTGTACCGGTCGTATCGACACCCTGTTCGTCCTGAAAGCCTTCGCTGACGGCGCAGACGGTGTTCTCGTGTCCGGCTGTCACTTCGGTGACTGCCACTACCTTGCAGGCAACTTCAAGGCAGCCAAGAGAATGTTCCTCGTAAAGAGCATCCTCAACAACATGGGTATCGAACACAGACGCTTCCGTATGACATTCGTGTCGGCATCGGAAGGTGCAAAATGGGCAGTCGTCATCACTGATGTGATCAACACGATCAAAGAGATTGGCCCGTCACCTATCGGTGAAGAGAGAAAACGCAGAGGACTCTGA
- a CDS encoding CoB--CoM heterodisulfide reductase iron-sulfur subunit A family protein, whose protein sequence is MVYTGKNAASSPAAEEPRIGVFICHCGTNIAGSLDVPALKEYAETIPHVVVAQNYAYMCSTPGQNMIKEAIEQYHLTGIVVAACTPRLHEQTFRTATANGGLNQFRFEMANIRDQGSWVHMHDWEGGTEKAKDAVRIAVAKAAKLEDLYPMAVPVEHRALVVGAGIGGIQASMDLAAAGIETYLIEKEPTIGGRMSQLDKTFPTLDCSQCILSPKMAEAGRTPNIKLYTLAEVENVEGYIGNFDVTIRRHARGVMTPTEAAAKGIVGGGCTGCGDCAIVCPVVKPNTWEFGMSPRKAIYIQHAQVVPLIYTIDFDACVKCGLCITACGTKKAIDLEMEDELFTIKVGTVILATGYETFPIEQKKEWGYKLYDNVITSLEFERLICASGPTIGHLVRPSDGETPKSVAFVLCAGSRDNTGIGKPYCSRFCCMYSLKHAHQVIEKIPGCKAYIFYMDIRSFGKAYEEFYYRIQHEGAKFIRGRVAMIQELPNKNLLVIAEDTLLSMPVEIEVDLVVLAAAIQPTAETEIVRRHFGVSCSIDKWLLEAHPKLNPCGTTTAGVYLAGVCQGPKDIPDTVAQAEGAASAASIPIHAGQVELEPYYAQCIQELCAGCGMCTNQCPYSALSMTIIDGRTVMEVTAAKCKGCGTCGGFCPGGAIKMQHFTSPQILAQIDAFFLGGEQ, encoded by the coding sequence ATGGTATATACAGGTAAAAACGCCGCATCATCCCCTGCAGCCGAAGAACCGAGAATCGGTGTCTTCATCTGCCACTGCGGTACCAACATCGCCGGTTCCCTTGACGTCCCTGCGTTAAAAGAGTATGCAGAAACCATTCCGCACGTTGTCGTTGCCCAGAACTATGCATACATGTGTTCGACCCCCGGTCAGAACATGATCAAAGAGGCAATCGAACAGTATCACCTTACCGGAATCGTCGTTGCAGCTTGCACTCCCCGTCTCCACGAACAGACCTTCAGAACTGCCACTGCAAACGGCGGTCTGAACCAGTTCAGATTCGAGATGGCCAACATTCGTGACCAGGGCTCCTGGGTCCACATGCACGACTGGGAAGGCGGAACGGAAAAGGCCAAAGACGCCGTCCGTATCGCCGTTGCCAAAGCCGCAAAACTCGAAGACCTTTATCCGATGGCCGTGCCGGTCGAACACCGTGCCTTAGTCGTCGGTGCAGGTATTGGCGGTATTCAGGCCTCCATGGACCTCGCCGCTGCCGGTATCGAGACCTACTTAATTGAGAAGGAACCGACAATCGGCGGTCGTATGTCCCAGCTCGACAAGACCTTCCCGACCCTCGACTGTTCCCAGTGCATTCTTTCTCCGAAGATGGCAGAAGCCGGCAGAACACCGAACATCAAACTCTACACCCTCGCTGAAGTCGAGAACGTAGAAGGATACATCGGTAACTTCGATGTTACCATCCGCCGCCACGCCCGTGGTGTAATGACCCCGACCGAAGCTGCTGCAAAAGGCATCGTCGGCGGAGGATGTACCGGCTGCGGTGACTGTGCAATTGTCTGCCCAGTCGTCAAACCCAACACCTGGGAATTCGGTATGTCGCCACGCAAGGCTATCTACATCCAGCACGCACAGGTTGTCCCGCTCATCTACACCATCGACTTCGATGCATGTGTGAAATGCGGTCTGTGTATTACTGCCTGCGGAACCAAGAAGGCAATCGACCTCGAAATGGAAGATGAACTCTTCACGATCAAAGTCGGTACCGTCATCCTTGCAACCGGTTACGAAACCTTCCCGATCGAACAGAAGAAAGAGTGGGGTTACAAACTCTACGACAACGTCATCACCTCTCTCGAGTTCGAGCGTCTGATCTGTGCATCCGGTCCGACCATCGGTCACCTTGTCCGTCCCTCCGACGGTGAGACCCCGAAGTCCGTTGCTTTCGTCCTTTGTGCAGGTTCCCGAGACAACACCGGTATCGGCAAGCCGTACTGTTCCAGATTCTGCTGCATGTACTCGCTGAAACACGCCCACCAGGTCATCGAAAAGATCCCCGGCTGTAAAGCATACATCTTCTACATGGACATCCGTTCCTTCGGTAAGGCATACGAAGAGTTCTACTACCGTATCCAGCACGAAGGCGCCAAGTTCATCCGCGGTCGTGTCGCCATGATCCAGGAACTTCCAAACAAGAACCTCCTGGTCATTGCCGAAGACACGCTCCTGAGCATGCCTGTCGAGATTGAAGTTGATCTCGTCGTCCTCGCAGCCGCAATTCAGCCGACTGCAGAAACGGAAATCGTGCGCAGACACTTCGGTGTTTCCTGCTCGATCGACAAGTGGCTCCTTGAAGCCCACCCGAAACTGAACCCCTGTGGAACCACCACTGCTGGTGTGTACCTTGCTGGTGTCTGTCAGGGTCCAAAAGACATTCCCGACACCGTAGCACAGGCTGAAGGTGCAGCATCCGCAGCATCCATCCCAATCCACGCAGGTCAGGTCGAACTTGAGCCCTACTATGCCCAGTGCATTCAGGAACTCTGTGCCGGCTGTGGCATGTGTACCAACCAATGCCCATACTCTGCTCTGTCCATGACAATCATCGATGGCAGAACAGTAATGGAAGTCACTGCAGCAAAGTGTAAGGGCTGTGGAACGTGCGGCGGTTTCTGCCCCGGCGGCGCCATCAAGATGCAGCACTTCACGAGCCCGCAGATTCTGGCTCAGATCGATGCATTCTTCCTTGGAGGTGAACAGTAA
- the hdrB gene encoding CoB--CoM heterodisulfide reductase subunit B — protein MSHETHKYAFFLGCIAPNRYPGIEASAIRTGKKVGIDLVPLKGASCCPAPGAFGSIDLNVWYAMAARNLILAEQMNMDIALICNGCYKSIWEVNHKLKHNDELRDSVNEVLKEVDMEYKGTTNVYHLAELYYNDEVCGLDKLKDSVTTPLSGVKVACHYGCHLLKPAKDREFAGGKIGDSEHPMWFEELVNALGAEAVEYRNKMQCCGAGGGVRGYDIAHALDITNEKLTNMTAAGADAIVDTCPFCQLQFDRGEFEIGQKFGVAWNIPVLHFCEMLGLAQGMSPVELGLDLHQTSCVPFLDKLKGGQ, from the coding sequence ATGTCACACGAGACGCACAAATACGCATTCTTCCTTGGATGCATTGCGCCGAACCGGTATCCCGGTATCGAAGCCTCTGCAATCCGTACCGGTAAGAAAGTCGGCATCGATCTTGTTCCGCTGAAAGGAGCTTCCTGCTGCCCTGCCCCCGGTGCATTCGGGTCCATCGACCTCAATGTCTGGTATGCCATGGCTGCCCGCAACCTCATCCTGGCAGAACAGATGAATATGGATATCGCCCTGATCTGTAACGGCTGTTACAAATCGATCTGGGAAGTCAACCACAAACTGAAACACAACGACGAGCTTCGCGACTCCGTCAATGAAGTCTTAAAGGAAGTCGACATGGAATACAAAGGTACTACCAATGTCTACCACCTTGCCGAACTTTACTACAACGACGAAGTCTGCGGTCTTGACAAACTCAAAGACAGCGTCACGACCCCTCTTAGCGGCGTGAAAGTTGCCTGCCACTACGGCTGCCACTTACTCAAACCCGCCAAGGACCGTGAGTTTGCCGGCGGAAAGATCGGCGATTCCGAACACCCGATGTGGTTCGAAGAACTCGTCAATGCTCTTGGTGCAGAAGCCGTTGAATACCGCAACAAAATGCAGTGCTGCGGTGCCGGCGGAGGCGTTCGCGGTTACGACATCGCTCACGCTCTCGACATCACCAACGAGAAACTCACCAATATGACTGCTGCCGGTGCCGACGCGATTGTCGATACCTGTCCGTTCTGTCAGCTTCAGTTCGACCGCGGTGAGTTCGAAATCGGTCAGAAATTCGGTGTCGCATGGAACATCCCGGTACTTCACTTCTGTGAAATGCTCGGTCTTGCCCAGGGCATGTCTCCGGTCGAACTTGGTCTCGACCTTCACCAGACTTCCTGCGTACCGTTCCTTGACAAACTGAAGGGAGGACAGTAA
- the hdrC gene encoding CoB--CoM heterodisulfide reductase subunit C: protein MTSAKAYKDAALAARLSDRYYRPRQDSDPSFTAEVEKIGGTEAHICFQCGTCTGSCPSGARSTYRIRNFMRRVNLGMRDVCLNDPDLWLCTTCYTCSDRCPRDLIPTDVIMAMRNIAARQGIVPKNFLATVNFIYDTGHGVPNSDANRAARVRLGLEAEPETTCKYPEYLPAIRKILEAYGTKQLADKVLAEDQ from the coding sequence ATGACAAGTGCAAAAGCATACAAAGATGCTGCCCTTGCAGCACGTCTGTCTGACCGGTATTACCGTCCACGACAGGACAGCGACCCGTCGTTCACTGCCGAAGTTGAAAAGATTGGAGGAACTGAAGCCCACATCTGTTTCCAGTGCGGAACCTGTACCGGGTCCTGCCCGTCAGGTGCCCGCAGCACCTACCGTATTCGGAACTTCATGCGCCGCGTGAATCTCGGTATGAGAGATGTCTGTCTCAACGATCCTGATCTCTGGCTGTGTACGACCTGCTATACCTGCTCCGACCGCTGTCCCCGTGACCTCATCCCGACCGATGTCATCATGGCCATGCGCAATATTGCTGCCAGGCAGGGTATCGTTCCGAAGAACTTCCTTGCAACGGTGAACTTCATCTATGATACCGGTCACGGTGTCCCGAACAGTGATGCCAACCGTGCAGCCCGTGTTAGACTCGGTCTCGAAGCTGAACCGGAAACCACCTGCAAATATCCCGAATACCTTCCGGCAATTCGGAAAATCCTCGAGGCCTACGGCACTAAACAGCTTGCAGACAAAGTCCTTGCGGAGGATCAGTAA
- a CDS encoding 4Fe-4S binding protein: protein MVLSTMYPKYSMRREGKNVVMEQKLLQRISHLLLDTTRCAGCGICADACPKEAISLGMVGASIRGVASGDAPISVDPAKCSYCGVCTIMCPFDALLVEVDGEPSLPILEQEGFPEYDFTAEIDEEKCVRCTSCHEACPHDAIVRNVPVYEGEVDGGMQRQTALTGEVVFHVDTEKCTICGICGTLCPAITVARDPFYPGTMKPTGEVVWDKEVCDACQICVNACPEKALSVEREVPKDLKLPGSVSIDKSECITCTWCEHVCPSEAVTVTKFFDGELIVDASKCPGGCSTCVDVCPCKALYLPSPMPAVNMKRDSIEANIAINNDLCILCGACVNACPSEDALTLKRTGIHIKGTETDLYKTIAAKLCVPRTSKLVESTFGQVETKNLE, encoded by the coding sequence ATGGTCTTGAGTACAATGTATCCAAAATATTCCATGAGAAGAGAGGGGAAGAACGTTGTCATGGAGCAAAAACTTCTTCAACGCATTTCCCATCTTCTCTTAGATACTACGCGGTGCGCCGGTTGTGGTATCTGTGCCGACGCATGTCCGAAGGAAGCAATTTCTCTTGGTATGGTCGGAGCATCCATCCGTGGTGTCGCTTCCGGCGACGCACCAATCAGCGTTGACCCCGCAAAATGTTCATACTGCGGTGTCTGCACGATTATGTGTCCGTTTGATGCACTTCTCGTAGAAGTTGACGGTGAACCGAGCCTCCCGATTCTGGAGCAGGAAGGTTTCCCCGAGTATGATTTCACTGCTGAGATCGATGAGGAGAAGTGTGTTCGCTGTACATCCTGTCACGAGGCCTGCCCGCATGATGCGATCGTCAGAAACGTGCCTGTCTATGAAGGCGAAGTTGACGGCGGCATGCAGCGTCAGACCGCTCTTACCGGCGAGGTCGTCTTCCATGTCGATACGGAAAAATGTACGATCTGCGGTATCTGCGGTACCTTATGTCCGGCAATTACCGTTGCCAGAGATCCTTTCTATCCGGGCACGATGAAGCCGACCGGCGAGGTTGTCTGGGATAAGGAGGTATGCGATGCCTGCCAGATCTGCGTGAATGCCTGCCCGGAGAAAGCACTTAGCGTTGAGCGTGAGGTTCCCAAAGACCTGAAGCTCCCCGGCAGTGTTTCTATCGACAAATCCGAGTGTATTACGTGCACGTGGTGTGAACACGTCTGCCCGAGCGAGGCCGTTACCGTCACGAAATTCTTCGACGGCGAACTTATCGTTGATGCTTCCAAGTGTCCCGGCGGCTGCTCGACGTGTGTCGATGTCTGCCCGTGCAAGGCTCTGTATCTTCCAAGCCCGATGCCTGCCGTCAATATGAAGAGAGACAGCATCGAGGCCAACATCGCGATCAACAATGATCTGTGTATCCTCTGCGGTGCCTGCGTGAATGCCTGCCCGTCCGAAGATGCTCTCACGCTGAAGAGAACCGGTATCCACATTAAAGGAACGGAGACAGACCTGTACAAAACGATTGCTGCGAAACTGTGCGTACCCCGTACGTCCAAGCTTGTGGAGTCTACCTTTGGTCAGGTTGAAACGAAAAATCTGGAGTGA
- a CDS encoding U32 family peptidase produces the protein MDIPELLSPAGSPEALKAAVYAGCDAVYLGGKSFGARQYAANFTNEELTSAVIFAHQYGVKVYVTVNTLAYDDDMPGIAGYLRFLSDIGVDAILVQDVGVLSLAREIVPDLPLHASTQMTIHNAAGVRFAAEHGVSRVVLSRELPFDDVKKIAEAAKEVGVELEIFIHGAICYAYSGQCLFSSVIGGRSGNQGACAQPCRKPYTLLADGETLPTQGDYHLSPRDLCMYPYLEEICSLGVAAVKIEGRMKTPEYVGIVTDAYRRGLDTIAAGEEFVPDNETMEDLAFAFNRGFTKGYLFGDKWGTFINAKKPDNRGVYAGFVSGLDESRGKVIVKIEGPVPDTGDGLVFKIAGRETGFALNKEPYIFPEGDAYKIPAPADVVLGSELWITRRMKTERKAAAILSKPFAGRIPLDIVVSVDKAGRLTVSSDGVEVKTEMPMLEALNKPVSKESVETQMRKTGGTPFFIQTLSMQYDGTMFLPMSVITDLRRKFLDATALARKPIRITRPYAEKGTAVPERMTPIIQVYTDSVVGAKAAHSAGAGQVVYEGFEEIYDLPIIYKLPRIVQEHEFASAFSKIPAGAAGVMVDGVGAAESIKGVPKYGGSGLNITNARSAVTYGKSCRQVCLSPELSGKQIRTLMEHLSAYAHPPKTEVIVQGSLEVMVSENCIPATVQGCRSCNQSWALKDKTNRIFRVRTDSQCRGHILNSSETCLIEYVGKLASAGVSVISIDARGGSPEYIRRMTAIYTAVVDGTGDPKELKEQIKDIASGGITAGHYLRGVVRE, from the coding sequence ATGGATATTCCTGAACTCTTATCTCCTGCGGGTTCGCCCGAAGCTTTGAAAGCCGCCGTGTATGCCGGCTGCGATGCTGTTTATCTCGGCGGAAAATCATTCGGCGCACGCCAGTATGCGGCGAACTTCACCAACGAGGAGCTGACCAGTGCGGTCATCTTCGCCCATCAGTACGGCGTCAAGGTGTATGTGACCGTCAACACGCTCGCCTACGATGACGATATGCCGGGAATCGCCGGGTATCTTCGGTTCCTTTCGGACATCGGCGTGGATGCGATCCTTGTTCAGGATGTCGGCGTCCTCTCTCTCGCAAGAGAGATCGTGCCGGATCTTCCGCTGCATGCAAGCACGCAGATGACGATTCATAACGCGGCAGGCGTCCGGTTTGCCGCCGAACACGGCGTCTCGCGTGTGGTTCTTTCCCGCGAACTTCCGTTCGATGATGTGAAAAAAATCGCCGAAGCCGCCAAAGAGGTCGGCGTCGAGCTGGAGATTTTTATTCACGGAGCGATATGCTATGCATACTCGGGACAGTGTCTCTTTTCTTCCGTGATCGGCGGACGAAGCGGAAATCAGGGGGCATGCGCCCAGCCGTGCCGAAAACCCTACACTCTCCTTGCCGACGGAGAGACTCTGCCGACCCAGGGAGATTATCATCTCTCCCCGCGTGACCTGTGTATGTATCCCTACCTTGAGGAGATCTGCAGTCTCGGGGTCGCTGCTGTCAAGATCGAAGGAAGGATGAAGACGCCTGAGTATGTTGGGATCGTCACCGATGCCTACCGCAGGGGTCTTGATACGATCGCCGCAGGCGAAGAGTTCGTTCCCGATAACGAAACGATGGAGGATCTTGCCTTTGCATTCAACCGCGGGTTTACGAAAGGATATCTCTTCGGTGACAAGTGGGGAACCTTCATCAATGCGAAAAAGCCCGACAACCGTGGCGTTTATGCTGGATTTGTGTCCGGGCTGGACGAGTCCCGCGGCAAAGTGATCGTGAAAATCGAAGGTCCGGTCCCCGATACGGGAGACGGCCTGGTGTTCAAGATCGCCGGCCGCGAGACCGGGTTCGCTTTGAATAAAGAGCCGTATATCTTCCCGGAAGGAGACGCCTATAAGATCCCCGCACCGGCCGACGTTGTCTTAGGCAGTGAACTCTGGATCACCCGCCGGATGAAGACCGAACGAAAAGCGGCCGCGATTCTTTCAAAACCTTTCGCCGGCAGAATCCCGCTCGACATCGTCGTCTCGGTCGACAAAGCAGGACGGCTGACCGTCTCTTCGGATGGCGTTGAGGTCAAAACCGAGATGCCGATGCTTGAGGCGCTGAATAAACCCGTCTCCAAAGAGTCGGTCGAGACACAGATGCGAAAGACCGGCGGGACTCCGTTCTTTATTCAAACGCTTTCGATGCAGTACGACGGCACGATGTTTCTGCCGATGAGCGTCATCACGGATCTTCGCCGGAAGTTTCTGGATGCAACGGCGCTGGCCCGAAAACCGATCCGGATCACTCGTCCGTATGCGGAAAAAGGCACGGCGGTCCCGGAGCGGATGACGCCGATCATCCAGGTCTATACTGACAGTGTTGTCGGGGCAAAGGCCGCCCACTCTGCCGGAGCAGGACAGGTTGTCTACGAAGGATTTGAGGAGATCTACGATCTTCCGATCATCTACAAACTTCCGCGGATCGTTCAGGAACACGAGTTTGCTTCCGCTTTTTCGAAGATCCCTGCCGGAGCCGCCGGCGTGATGGTTGACGGAGTCGGGGCTGCCGAGAGTATCAAGGGCGTGCCCAAATACGGCGGGTCTGGTCTGAACATCACGAACGCCCGCTCTGCCGTTACGTATGGAAAGAGCTGTCGTCAGGTCTGTCTTTCGCCGGAACTCTCGGGAAAACAGATCAGGACTTTGATGGAACATCTCTCGGCATATGCTCATCCGCCGAAGACTGAGGTGATCGTTCAGGGCAGTCTTGAGGTGATGGTCTCCGAGAACTGTATTCCGGCAACGGTCCAGGGATGCCGGAGTTGCAATCAGTCCTGGGCCCTTAAAGATAAAACGAACAGAATATTCCGGGTCAGGACCGATTCCCAGTGCCGGGGCCATATCCTGAACTCATCCGAGACCTGCCTGATCGAGTATGTCGGAAAACTCGCGTCGGCCGGCGTCTCCGTGATTTCGATCGATGCCCGAGGTGGGAGTCCTGAGTATATCCGGCGGATGACGGCTATATACACGGCGGTCGTTGACGGAACCGGCGACCCGAAAGAACTCAAAGAACAGATAAAAGATATCGCGTCCGGCGGCATCACGGCGGGGCATTACCTGCGCGGCGTCGTCAGAGAATAA
- the rpoA2 gene encoding DNA-directed RNA polymerase subunit A'' gives MPVSTTNELTKILISKYDSGKGVTDEQFEQIVDRINTEYERTRVQPCEAVGINAAHSIGEPGTQMTMRTFHYAGVAEINVTLGLPRLIEIMDARKEPSTPTMTIFLDKDYRESRDKAREVSWKIEAAPLHEFGDIETDIAEMCVLVQVNKDVCKKRKIAVSEVLARAPQKIKDKRHYRDFEVDEANGVLKFLPKNEDSYQNLFQLAEHVRQVIVQGIDDIKRVVVRKENDEYILHTEGSNLKDVFEIDGVDCTRTRTNNISEIASTLGVEAARSAIIYEAFNTLKEQGISVDLRHIMLVADIMCMDGEVKQIGRHGIAGEKESVLSRASFEVTVNHLLDAAVAHEFDELSGVTENVIVGQPILLGTGDVKLMVRRVAPQ, from the coding sequence ATGCCGGTCTCTACGACCAACGAACTCACGAAGATCCTTATCTCGAAGTATGATTCGGGCAAGGGAGTAACCGACGAGCAGTTCGAACAGATCGTTGACCGTATCAACACCGAATACGAACGCACCCGCGTTCAGCCCTGCGAAGCGGTCGGTATCAACGCCGCCCACTCAATTGGTGAACCGGGTACGCAGATGACGATGCGTACGTTCCACTACGCGGGTGTGGCTGAAATCAACGTTACTCTTGGTCTGCCGCGTCTTATCGAAATCATGGACGCGAGAAAAGAGCCGTCGACGCCGACCATGACCATCTTCCTGGATAAAGACTACCGCGAGAGCCGTGATAAGGCACGTGAGGTCTCCTGGAAGATCGAAGCCGCTCCGCTTCACGAGTTCGGCGATATCGAGACCGACATCGCAGAGATGTGCGTTCTCGTTCAGGTCAACAAAGACGTCTGCAAGAAACGTAAGATCGCAGTATCCGAAGTTCTTGCCCGCGCTCCGCAGAAGATCAAAGACAAGCGTCACTACCGCGACTTCGAGGTCGATGAGGCGAATGGCGTCTTAAAGTTCCTCCCGAAAAACGAGGACTCCTATCAGAACCTCTTCCAGCTCGCAGAACATGTCCGTCAGGTCATCGTTCAGGGTATCGATGATATCAAGAGGGTCGTTGTTCGAAAGGAAAACGACGAGTACATTCTCCATACGGAAGGTTCCAACCTCAAAGACGTCTTCGAGATCGACGGCGTCGACTGTACGAGAACCCGTACGAACAACATCTCCGAGATCGCAAGCACGCTTGGTGTCGAGGCAGCACGTTCCGCCATCATCTACGAAGCATTCAATACTCTGAAAGAACAGGGTATCTCGGTCGATCTCCGCCACATCATGCTTGTCGCAGACATTATGTGCATGGACGGCGAGGTCAAACAGATCGGTCGTCACGGAATTGCCGGGGAGAAGGAATCGGTCCTTTCCCGTGCAAGCTTCGAAGTTACGGTCAACCACCTGCTGGATGCCGCGGTGGCGCATGAATTCGATGAACTTTCCGGAGTTACGGAAAACGTCATTGTCGGTCAGCCGATTCTCCTCGGTACCGGCGATGTCAAACTGATGGTCCGCCGCGTGGCACCTCAGTAA